The proteins below are encoded in one region of Megasphaera vaginalis (ex Bordigoni et al. 2020):
- a CDS encoding S-layer homology domain-containing protein, which translates to MNKIYKVMWSKVKNCYVVVSEMTGIAKNRGRGVRASKPALGAVFAAFMLTVAPVGVHAAPATNPAGEGPGVAIGTGSSSNQASSVAVGNTAVTTGAQALAVGYQNTAGSMNAVAVGTSNNASQGNAVAIGVKNTASGSSSVALGQSNTTSGVSSVAVGNSNQTKAQNDYAFGAGNIITGTTSYALGNANKIGSNNAYAIGENNVNTGLRATTVGNSNKAGGQDGFAAGYNNVIGSTSKNAVTIGNGARVGATSGSGTVDSTTGLVTGTYNGEVDATGGVAVGNAANVMAKNGMALGVSSSATVDDGVALGSNAVANRAAATTDSKNIGYDFGTGKASTINNGIWKSNKGAVSVGNGAGVTRQITSVAAGTNDTDAVNVAQLKGISNGYFHVNTTNTGVAAVGNNLGTLTATAGAGGMYSVAAGVNAKVQQAADNGVAVGYNTNAQAANTVAIGSGASASATGVSGVSVGAASSVTKEGGVALGSGSVADRAAGYSVYDPLSKKVITDEASIAAAMGKTAQLNTTNDNIATAQDNYDKAKATYESTNAAADKTAMDKALAALNAAKTAKAALLSPYQSVSGAVSVGKSGVTRQIINVAAGSADTDAVNVAQLKAAQAHFYGVNSTDSTKGNYNGNGAKGENALAAGVEAAANTKNSIAIGNKAQVLGNGGNATGTSSIAIGDNALITTNGLDLTSIAMGKNAKVLNGSGKQEKALSFMPDNYASGNLPINADKSAGGIAIGTNSFARTASIQIGSHTFDGYTMGGTVIDNTSQANIVGMTTIGTNTYNKGALANMYGAYSVISGDFTGAGGFNSYFYGSQNFGANVVGSLNSIRSAGKSTSSGIANSIVGLANITENANGALIYGAGNKISNSVRSIDGVNTLTSLLTVDDMSDVLRQGIQNSDGGGATLAIGGGNTADYTQASQMIGVNNTLKGASESVSKFNMLDGFKNTATNVTHVTVVGSQNKVEEGTSDILIGDNHTVTGTNANNIILGSADTDAAKAAINGVSETVSIGHNSVASANKAIAIGTGNKVTAEGSGAIGDPNTVSGTGSYVLGNDNTVTTKNAFVLGNKVTTTADNSVFLGDSSAYVASGDTTKGIDKTYTSDTVAGNTVNFAGGDKVVGVVSVGSADQTRRIQNVAPGLISATSTDAINGSQLNAVVTGLNNSVDAAKAHYYSVNDMDAALKNLGNYDNDGAQGIASIVAGLGSSVKVGSNQFQGATASVFGTLNTVDASTGGTFDGVANSIVGVANTTKNANAALIFGAGNLITNSYGDVSLDTSALDTSTPERLTASLAAAVKDSGGDVLVIGGANAVDNGQFSQVTGIGNKLTGKTTASQYNSITGSKNEATNVQHVTVMGSENNVTNTTGTLVLGDKRTLTGADGSIVLGSSASGLTTSVKNAVAIGTDANVATEGGVALGANSVAAINKGVAGYDPLTGTVSTNTGETWKSTAAAVSVGDAAKQITRQITNVAAGTADSDAVNVAQLKAVKTAVDTAVEGSKIHFFSAKGSSSEANYNNDGATGDRALAVGAGAKAEGLKAIALTGGTAKGDFSFAVGNGATANGWGAVAIGAGTLAEQQGTVALGHGAKAYSLESVALGYNTQAGAPAGQPGAGNEAQTAMGSGTIATGGAATAFGFESVASGAHAIAGGDQAKASGQDSVALGKGTEASGTWSVALGNDTKATNNWSTAMGVETTASGESSTAMGVATLASGVASTAMGSATQATGAGSTAMGGSTIAAGKLSLASGAKSQANGDYSTAMGFSSQANAKNSAAVSGGIVEETAENSVAMGKDAKAIVADTVALGSGSVASTEKGKVGYDVFGVDHSNDTDGVWKSTANAISVGDAANQITRQITGVAAGTEDTDAVNVAQLKALEKKTNEAASASQKHTSVTAGKNISVQAGVNAQGGANYEISLNKNIDLGTDGSIKAGNTIINQDGVMTNTVNATTVKAGDTTINTNGMTITGGPTITKTTVDMNNQQIHNVAAGTSANDVATVGQVDQKITDGVANASVTGGTIGADGTVSLTKGDQSAVTLDGKLTDVSAKAGEYSIANGTVTIGMQDNYSGAAAGNIVIKDVAKASDLATEEGDRKAADTAITDTIGATSTTALKESYKNTNYIQNSGTLAAADKALDSQIKTNADNITNLGNTINHMGNQVGELGDRVNKVGAGAAALAALHPLDFDPDDKWDVAAGYGNYKDAHAVAVGAFYRPNEDTMFSVGGSFGNGNNMVNAGVSVKLGQGNHVSTSKVAMAKEIVDLRDENKDLKKRLDTMEQKMNAILGLLDTTKTADFPDVPKNHWAYEYVSKLAGNGILEGYPDGDFSGDRTMTRYEMAAVFYRALKNGASVDSDMDRAMNEFEPELRQIRLDRIRVDRVSGKDNERNKVERVRVNNENDQQNKIYRDVYGTRISH; encoded by the coding sequence ATGAATAAGATTTACAAAGTAATGTGGAGTAAGGTTAAAAATTGCTATGTAGTCGTTTCGGAAATGACAGGGATTGCGAAAAATCGGGGGAGGGGGGTAAGAGCCTCTAAACCCGCTCTGGGAGCGGTTTTTGCGGCTTTTATGCTGACCGTGGCTCCTGTCGGCGTACATGCAGCGCCGGCGACGAATCCTGCGGGAGAGGGGCCAGGCGTGGCCATTGGTACAGGTTCCTCTTCCAATCAGGCTTCATCAGTGGCTGTCGGAAATACGGCAGTAACCACAGGAGCGCAGGCATTGGCAGTCGGTTACCAGAATACGGCAGGGAGCATGAATGCTGTAGCCGTAGGAACCAGCAACAATGCATCACAAGGAAACGCTGTGGCCATCGGCGTGAAGAATACGGCGTCAGGTAGTAGCAGCGTAGCTCTGGGACAGTCAAATACGACGAGCGGTGTATCCAGCGTCGCCGTCGGCAACAGTAATCAGACTAAGGCACAAAATGATTACGCCTTTGGCGCAGGAAATATCATCACGGGCACGACGTCCTATGCGCTGGGAAATGCCAATAAAATCGGGTCGAATAACGCTTATGCCATTGGTGAAAATAATGTAAATACCGGTCTTCGTGCAACGACGGTTGGGAATAGCAATAAGGCGGGCGGGCAGGATGGCTTCGCAGCCGGTTATAATAATGTGATTGGCTCTACTTCTAAAAATGCCGTGACTATCGGAAACGGAGCGAGAGTGGGAGCGACCAGCGGGTCGGGAACGGTCGATTCGACGACGGGTTTGGTTACAGGGACTTACAATGGTGAAGTGGATGCTACAGGTGGCGTGGCTGTCGGAAATGCAGCGAATGTAATGGCTAAAAACGGCATGGCTTTGGGCGTATCCAGCAGTGCGACTGTTGACGACGGTGTGGCACTGGGAAGCAATGCTGTGGCAAATCGTGCAGCAGCAACCACAGATAGCAAAAATATCGGTTATGATTTTGGAACAGGCAAGGCTTCTACGATAAATAACGGAATTTGGAAGTCTAATAAAGGGGCTGTATCCGTAGGAAATGGTGCTGGAGTAACCCGCCAGATTACGAGCGTGGCAGCAGGCACGAATGACACGGATGCGGTCAATGTGGCACAGTTGAAAGGGATTTCCAACGGTTATTTCCATGTCAATACGACGAATACCGGCGTGGCGGCAGTAGGGAATAATTTGGGCACATTAACAGCTACAGCAGGAGCAGGTGGAATGTATTCCGTTGCTGCCGGTGTGAATGCGAAAGTACAGCAGGCAGCCGATAACGGCGTGGCTGTGGGTTATAATACGAATGCTCAGGCGGCGAACACCGTTGCTATCGGAAGTGGCGCAAGTGCATCTGCTACCGGCGTATCCGGTGTATCCGTCGGTGCCGCCAGCAGTGTGACAAAAGAAGGCGGCGTGGCGCTGGGGAGTGGCTCTGTAGCCGATCGCGCAGCCGGTTATTCCGTGTATGATCCTCTCAGCAAAAAAGTTATTACTGACGAAGCAAGCATCGCGGCCGCAATGGGAAAGACAGCACAATTGAATACGACCAATGATAATATCGCTACTGCCCAAGATAATTATGATAAGGCAAAGGCGACTTACGAATCGACTAATGCCGCCGCAGATAAAACAGCAATGGATAAAGCGCTCGCAGCCTTAAATGCGGCAAAGACAGCGAAAGCGGCCCTCCTATCCCCGTATCAGTCTGTTTCGGGCGCCGTATCGGTCGGGAAATCCGGCGTCACCCGCCAAATCATCAATGTAGCAGCAGGCAGCGCCGATACGGATGCAGTGAATGTGGCGCAGCTGAAAGCGGCGCAGGCGCATTTTTACGGAGTGAACTCCACAGACAGCACCAAAGGGAACTATAACGGAAACGGTGCGAAGGGAGAAAATGCATTGGCTGCAGGCGTAGAGGCCGCTGCAAATACAAAAAATTCCATAGCCATAGGAAATAAAGCACAAGTCTTGGGAAATGGTGGTAATGCTACTGGAACCAGCAGTATTGCTATCGGAGATAATGCCCTCATTACAACTAATGGACTTGATTTAACGAGCATTGCCATGGGTAAAAATGCAAAAGTTTTAAATGGCAGCGGGAAACAGGAAAAAGCGTTAAGCTTCATGCCAGATAACTATGCGTCTGGTAATCTTCCTATTAATGCGGATAAGTCAGCCGGCGGTATTGCCATCGGTACAAATTCGTTTGCCCGTACGGCCAGCATCCAGATTGGTTCGCATACTTTTGACGGATATACCATGGGCGGTACGGTGATTGATAACACGTCGCAAGCAAATATTGTGGGCATGACGACTATTGGTACGAATACGTACAATAAGGGTGCCTTGGCCAATATGTATGGTGCATACTCTGTTATCAGCGGAGACTTTACCGGTGCAGGTGGTTTCAACAGTTACTTCTATGGTTCTCAAAATTTCGGGGCCAATGTGGTCGGCTCCTTGAATAGTATCCGGTCTGCAGGGAAGAGTACCTCTAGCGGTATTGCCAATAGTATCGTTGGCTTAGCAAATATTACTGAGAATGCGAATGGAGCACTTATTTACGGTGCAGGAAATAAAATCAGTAATTCTGTGAGATCAATTGATGGTGTTAATACCTTAACAAGCTTATTGACTGTTGATGACATGTCCGATGTTTTACGGCAAGGGATTCAAAATTCTGATGGTGGCGGTGCGACGTTGGCCATCGGTGGCGGAAATACAGCGGATTATACACAGGCCTCCCAGATGATCGGTGTCAACAATACATTGAAGGGGGCAAGCGAATCGGTCAGCAAGTTCAATATGCTTGACGGTTTTAAGAACACGGCAACGAATGTAACCCATGTGACTGTCGTCGGTTCCCAAAATAAGGTGGAAGAGGGGACATCCGATATCCTCATTGGCGACAATCATACTGTAACGGGAACAAATGCCAACAATATCATTCTCGGCAGTGCCGATACGGATGCAGCTAAGGCGGCGATTAACGGCGTCAGCGAAACGGTCAGCATCGGTCATAATTCTGTGGCGTCTGCCAATAAAGCCATTGCCATCGGTACGGGAAATAAAGTGACTGCCGAAGGTTCCGGAGCCATCGGTGATCCGAATACAGTCAGCGGAACCGGTTCCTATGTACTGGGCAATGATAATACAGTGACAACAAAGAATGCGTTCGTCTTGGGCAACAAGGTCACAACGACAGCCGATAATTCCGTGTTCCTTGGTGACAGCTCTGCGTATGTAGCAAGCGGTGACACGACGAAAGGAATAGATAAGACCTATACAAGTGATACAGTGGCAGGAAATACCGTCAACTTTGCCGGCGGGGATAAAGTAGTCGGCGTTGTATCTGTCGGTTCTGCCGATCAGACGCGCCGTATCCAGAACGTGGCGCCGGGACTGATCAGCGCAACCTCCACCGATGCTATCAACGGCAGCCAGCTCAATGCGGTGGTAACCGGATTAAACAATTCCGTTGATGCGGCAAAGGCCCACTATTACAGCGTAAATGATATGGACGCTGCGCTTAAGAATTTGGGCAATTACGACAATGACGGGGCGCAGGGCATTGCGTCCATCGTGGCAGGCCTCGGTTCTTCTGTCAAAGTGGGAAGCAACCAATTTCAGGGAGCGACAGCCAGCGTATTTGGTACATTGAATACAGTAGATGCTTCTACGGGTGGAACTTTTGATGGCGTGGCCAACAGCATCGTCGGTGTGGCCAATACGACGAAGAATGCCAATGCAGCCCTCATCTTTGGCGCAGGCAATCTTATTACGAATTCTTACGGAGATGTAAGTCTTGATACAAGCGCGTTAGATACAAGCACGCCGGAAAGATTGACGGCATCACTGGCGGCAGCCGTGAAGGATAGCGGCGGAGATGTGCTGGTAATCGGCGGAGCGAACGCAGTAGACAATGGACAGTTCTCACAGGTGACAGGTATCGGGAATAAACTGACGGGCAAAACAACTGCAAGCCAGTACAATTCCATTACCGGTTCAAAGAATGAAGCGACAAATGTGCAGCATGTCACCGTGATGGGCTCTGAAAATAATGTGACAAATACGACGGGCACCCTTGTTCTTGGGGATAAGAGGACATTGACAGGCGCGGACGGAAGCATCGTCCTTGGCTCTTCTGCAAGCGGATTGACGACCAGTGTCAAGAATGCAGTAGCGATCGGCACAGACGCGAATGTGGCGACGGAAGGCGGCGTGGCGCTCGGAGCGAACTCGGTCGCTGCCATAAATAAAGGGGTGGCAGGATATGACCCCCTGACAGGAACCGTATCCACTAATACAGGGGAAACATGGAAATCGACAGCAGCTGCTGTTTCGGTAGGTGACGCAGCAAAGCAGATTACCCGCCAGATTACCAATGTGGCAGCAGGTACAGCAGACAGCGATGCTGTCAATGTGGCACAGCTGAAAGCGGTTAAAACGGCAGTGGATACGGCAGTAGAGGGAAGCAAGATCCATTTCTTCTCTGCAAAGGGTAGCAGCAGTGAAGCAAATTATAATAATGATGGTGCTACCGGTGACCGTGCTTTGGCAGTTGGCGCAGGTGCCAAGGCGGAAGGTTTGAAAGCGATAGCGCTTACCGGTGGGACGGCGAAAGGTGATTTCTCTTTTGCCGTAGGAAATGGTGCAACTGCAAATGGCTGGGGCGCTGTTGCGATTGGGGCCGGTACGTTAGCTGAACAACAGGGGACCGTGGCGCTTGGACATGGTGCAAAAGCATATAGCCTTGAATCGGTTGCTTTAGGCTATAATACGCAGGCAGGTGCGCCTGCCGGACAGCCGGGGGCTGGAAATGAAGCGCAGACTGCCATGGGCAGCGGTACAATCGCTACCGGTGGAGCGGCGACTGCATTCGGCTTTGAATCCGTGGCCAGCGGAGCTCATGCCATTGCCGGCGGTGATCAGGCTAAGGCAAGCGGTCAGGATTCCGTAGCATTAGGAAAAGGAACGGAAGCGTCCGGTACATGGTCTGTAGCCTTAGGGAATGATACGAAGGCTACTAATAATTGGTCAACTGCCATGGGGGTTGAAACGACTGCTTCCGGAGAAAGTTCCACAGCCATGGGGGTTGCAACACTTGCCTCTGGAGTTGCTTCTACAGCGATGGGAAGCGCGACACAGGCGACCGGCGCCGGTTCCACGGCAATGGGCGGCAGCACGATTGCAGCTGGCAAATTGTCTTTGGCAAGCGGCGCAAAATCACAAGCCAATGGGGATTATTCTACCGCTATGGGATTTAGCAGTCAGGCAAATGCAAAGAACAGCGCTGCCGTTTCCGGCGGCATTGTGGAAGAAACTGCGGAAAATTCCGTAGCTATGGGGAAAGATGCAAAAGCGATCGTGGCAGATACAGTGGCATTGGGAAGCGGTTCTGTGGCATCTACTGAAAAAGGTAAGGTTGGCTATGATGTTTTCGGTGTTGATCATTCCAATGATACCGATGGTGTATGGAAATCTACGGCGAACGCTATTTCTGTCGGCGACGCGGCAAATCAGATTACCCGTCAGATTACCGGTGTGGCAGCAGGTACAGAAGATACTGATGCTGTCAATGTAGCACAGTTAAAGGCACTGGAAAAGAAGACTAATGAGGCTGCCTCAGCGTCACAGAAGCATACTTCCGTGACGGCAGGAAAGAATATTTCTGTACAAGCGGGAGTGAATGCACAAGGTGGGGCTAATTATGAGATCAGCCTGAATAAAAATATTGATCTGGGAACCGACGGCAGCATCAAAGCCGGAAACACGATCATCAATCAGGACGGCGTCATGACGAATACGGTCAACGCGACAACGGTAAAAGCCGGAGATACGACGATAAATACTAACGGTATGACCATTACAGGCGGACCGACGATCACCAAGACTACGGTGGACATGAATAATCAGCAGATTCATAACGTGGCAGCCGGCACGTCCGCGAATGACGTGGCTACTGTCGGGCAAGTGGATCAGAAGATCACGGACGGTGTGGCAAATGCCTCTGTCACCGGCGGTACGATCGGTGCGGACGGAACGGTTTCGTTGACTAAAGGTGATCAGTCTGCGGTGACGCTCGACGGTAAACTGACAGATGTTTCCGCCAAAGCCGGGGAATATAGTATTGCCAATGGCACCGTAACGATCGGCATGCAGGATAATTATTCCGGCGCCGCTGCAGGGAACATCGTTATCAAAGACGTGGCGAAGGCCTCCGACTTGGCGACGGAAGAGGGTGACCGCAAAGCGGCCGATACGGCCATTACGGATACAATCGGCGCGACAAGCACGACGGCGCTGAAAGAGTCTTACAAGAACACCAACTACATCCAAAACAGCGGAACCTTAGCGGCTGCGGATAAAGCGCTGGACAGTCAGATCAAGACGAATGCCGATAATATCACCAATCTTGGCAATACAATCAACCACATGGGCAATCAAGTAGGCGAGCTGGGCGACCGCGTCAATAAAGTCGGCGCGGGAGCGGCGGCGTTGGCGGCCCTTCATCCGCTCGATTTCGACCCTGACGACAAGTGGGACGTTGCGGCCGGGTACGGAAATTACAAAGACGCCCACGCAGTAGCGGTCGGCGCTTTCTACCGTCCCAATGAAGATACCATGTTCAGCGTAGGCGGCTCCTTCGGCAATGGCAATAATATGGTCAATGCCGGCGTCAGCGTTAAGCTGGGACAGGGAAATCACGTTTCCACGTCCAAAGTCGCGATGGCGAAAGAAATTGTGGACTTGCGTGATGAAAATAAGGATTTAAAGAAGCGCTTAGATACGATGGAACAGAAAATGAATGCCATCTTGGGACTGTTGGATACAACCAAAACGGCGGATTTCCCTGATGTTCCTAAAAATCATTGGGCCTACGAATACGTATCCAAGCTTGCCGGGAACGGTATCTTGGAAGGCTATCCGGACGGTGATTTTTCCGGTGATCGGACGATGACCCGTTACGAGATGGCGGCAGTATTCTATCGGGCGTTAAAAAACGGCGCTTCCGTTGATTCGGATATGGACCGTGCCATGAATGAATTTGAACCGGAACTCCGGCAGATTCGCTTGGATCGTATCAGGGTGGATCGCGTTTCCGGGAAAGATAATGAACGGAACAAAGTGGAACGCGTCCGCGTGAATAACGAAAATGACCAACAGAATAAGATATACCGGGATGTATACGGCACCCGTATCAGTCACTAA
- a CDS encoding uracil-DNA glycosylase, with translation MTATREEWLQGLLTCSSCPLRREGNRGPTQNSGPDTAPLMFVGEGPGSVEDEYGVPLVGPSGQLLDKALWSVGLTRDKVYVTNIVKCRPRNNRTPTLDEGKFCANLHLTQEIAIVRPAVIVCLGKVAFQYFCGHAASIMRNRGKWLDYDGIPVMPTYHPAFLLRQQGHDLVEAKWQVYYDLKNAVEKAKEAQPDYAYQSPAKTDLLAQYAALRQNRHL, from the coding sequence ATGACGGCAACACGCGAAGAATGGCTGCAAGGACTTCTGACCTGCAGTTCCTGCCCCTTACGCCGCGAAGGAAACCGCGGTCCGACGCAAAATTCCGGTCCCGATACGGCGCCGCTCATGTTCGTCGGCGAAGGCCCCGGCAGTGTGGAAGATGAATACGGCGTTCCCCTCGTCGGGCCGTCGGGACAGCTGCTGGACAAAGCGCTCTGGAGCGTCGGCCTCACGCGCGACAAAGTCTACGTGACGAATATCGTCAAATGCCGCCCGCGCAACAACCGGACGCCGACGCTGGACGAAGGAAAATTCTGCGCCAACCTTCACCTCACACAGGAAATCGCCATCGTCAGGCCTGCCGTTATCGTCTGCCTGGGCAAAGTCGCCTTCCAATACTTTTGCGGTCACGCCGCCAGCATTATGCGCAACCGCGGCAAATGGCTAGACTATGACGGCATCCCCGTCATGCCGACATACCACCCGGCCTTTCTCCTGCGGCAGCAGGGCCACGATCTCGTCGAAGCGAAATGGCAAGTTTACTATGACTTAAAAAACGCCGTTGAAAAGGCAAAAGAAGCGCAACCTGATTACGCCTATCAAAGCCCGGCAAAAACGGATCTGCTCGCGCAATACGCCGCCTTGCGGCAAAACCGTCACTTGTAA
- the ybaK gene encoding Cys-tRNA(Pro) deacylase: MTKQKKTNVMRLLDKEKIPYTTKAYAFDENDLSGIHAAAALGLAPERVFKTLVAQGNKTGPVVFCIPCHQELDLKKAASCSGNKSVALIHVKDLLGLTGYIRGGCSPLGMKKNFPTYLDRTAATLETISISAGQRGRQILLAPTALTALSGATFADLTMDDIILTDGRVRS; encoded by the coding sequence ATGACAAAACAAAAAAAGACGAATGTCATGCGCCTTCTGGACAAAGAAAAAATACCGTACACGACAAAGGCATATGCATTCGACGAAAATGACCTCTCCGGCATCCATGCCGCGGCAGCCCTCGGCTTAGCGCCGGAACGCGTCTTTAAAACCCTCGTGGCACAAGGCAACAAAACGGGACCTGTCGTTTTTTGTATTCCCTGCCACCAGGAACTGGATTTGAAAAAAGCGGCGTCCTGCAGCGGCAATAAAAGCGTCGCCTTGATACACGTAAAGGATCTGCTCGGCCTTACGGGCTATATCCGCGGCGGCTGTTCGCCGCTGGGCATGAAAAAAAACTTTCCCACGTACCTCGACCGCACGGCGGCGACCCTGGAAACGATCAGCATCAGCGCCGGTCAGCGGGGCCGGCAGATTCTCCTCGCTCCGACAGCGCTGACGGCGCTCAGCGGCGCGACCTTCGCCGATTTGACGATGGATGATATTATCTTAACAGACGGGAGGGTTCGCTCATGA
- a CDS encoding EamA family transporter — translation MATLSIIAAGICWGIIGLFSRTIAGFGLSPLQLALGRSLVTALILVAVAVIRDPRSLRIRKKDCWMFLGTGIGSLVFFNVCYFTAIQLTTLSVAAILLYTAPSIVMIFSVVLFKERFTSLKALCLLLSFSGCVLVSGLGAGSVSTAGILAGLGAGLGYALYSVFGHYALEKYRPLTVTSWTFIVASLALLPFSGITQIGRLAMENTAVIFFLLLLGLLSTALPYSLYTFGLRRMEAGRASVLASVEPLTSTLTGFAVFHEDLTLSGVLGIICILTAVVLLGKKAA, via the coding sequence ATGGCAACACTAAGTATTATTGCAGCCGGTATCTGCTGGGGTATTATCGGCCTCTTTTCCCGTACCATTGCGGGCTTCGGCTTGTCACCGTTGCAGCTGGCCCTGGGAAGGTCGCTGGTCACGGCCCTCATCCTGGTTGCCGTCGCCGTCATACGCGATCCCCGCTCGCTGCGCATCAGAAAAAAAGATTGTTGGATGTTTCTCGGCACCGGTATCGGCAGTCTCGTCTTTTTCAACGTCTGCTATTTTACGGCTATTCAGCTGACAACGCTTTCCGTAGCCGCCATTCTCCTGTATACGGCGCCCAGCATCGTCATGATCTTCTCAGTCGTTCTCTTCAAAGAACGTTTCACGAGTCTCAAAGCCCTCTGCCTGCTCCTATCCTTTTCCGGCTGCGTTCTGGTCAGCGGCCTGGGCGCAGGCTCCGTTTCTACAGCCGGTATCCTGGCCGGTCTCGGCGCCGGCCTCGGCTACGCGTTGTACTCCGTCTTCGGCCACTATGCTTTGGAAAAATACCGGCCCCTGACCGTCACCAGCTGGACCTTCATCGTCGCTTCACTGGCGCTGCTTCCGTTCAGCGGGATTACCCAAATCGGCCGGCTCGCCATGGAAAACACGGCGGTCATTTTCTTCCTCTTGCTGCTAGGTCTCCTCTCAACGGCGCTCCCTTATTCTCTCTACACCTTCGGGCTGCGAAGAATGGAAGCCGGACGGGCTTCGGTGCTGGCCTCGGTAGAACCGCTGACCTCGACGCTCACGGGATTTGCCGTATTCCATGAAGACCTGACGCTCAGCGGCGTGCTGGGCATCATCTGCATTCTGACGGCCGTCGTCCTCTTGGGAAAAAAAGCGGCATGA
- a CDS encoding carbon-nitrogen family hydrolase produces the protein MKISSLQMHLAFGETQANYDKASRFLEKAAAAGSDIAVLPELWNTAFYPDDVREIADHDGAETKAFLSRAAKRYGMNIVGGSVANRRGEKLYNTTFIVDREGKLVGEYDKVHLFSPGREDVVFTAGEALNVFSLDGVTMASVICYDLRFCEWVRLTALAGAKVLFVPAAWPLSRADHWQLLNRARAVENQFFVASCNGCGQSGPMLAGGHSQLIDPWGAVLSQGGAEEAVLTAAFDLTVVDDVRRKIDVFADRRPTLYAGTT, from the coding sequence ATGAAGATTTCGTCGCTGCAAATGCACTTGGCTTTCGGTGAAACGCAGGCCAATTACGACAAGGCGTCCCGATTTTTGGAAAAAGCCGCCGCAGCCGGCAGTGATATTGCCGTTTTGCCGGAGCTTTGGAATACGGCTTTTTATCCCGATGACGTCCGGGAAATCGCCGATCATGACGGCGCGGAGACGAAGGCGTTTCTTTCCCGCGCCGCCAAACGGTACGGCATGAATATCGTCGGCGGTTCCGTAGCCAACCGCCGCGGGGAGAAGCTTTACAACACGACTTTTATCGTTGACCGTGAAGGCAAACTTGTCGGCGAGTACGATAAGGTGCATCTTTTTTCACCGGGTAGAGAAGATGTCGTTTTTACGGCCGGCGAGGCGTTGAACGTCTTTTCTCTTGACGGCGTGACGATGGCGTCTGTCATTTGTTACGATCTCCGTTTTTGCGAATGGGTGCGGCTGACGGCACTTGCCGGGGCGAAGGTGCTCTTCGTGCCTGCGGCCTGGCCGTTGAGCCGAGCCGATCATTGGCAGCTCCTCAATCGGGCGCGGGCCGTGGAAAACCAGTTTTTTGTCGCTTCCTGCAACGGCTGCGGTCAGTCGGGGCCGATGCTGGCTGGCGGCCACTCGCAGCTCATCGATCCCTGGGGCGCCGTCCTGTCGCAAGGCGGCGCGGAAGAGGCCGTACTGACGGCGGCATTCGATTTGACCGTTGTTGATGACGTGCGTCGAAAAATCGACGTCTTTGCCGACAGGAGACCGACGCTGTACGCCGGCACTACGTAA
- a CDS encoding AEC family transporter codes for MLDGAVQGLQGIFEILFIMAVGFGMARKGWVMAATSALWTKIVMKVALPLYMLCQMEKDFTQASLLQLAPDLALPLASMLLAYGLGRLAAKGLKIRRKRQGIFITCFFIANTIFIGLPVNLALFGSGSVPSVMLYYMVNTTLFWTVGMYHIVGDGLGAGGKMPLFSVMTLKKILSPPLLAFLAGLVLVLADLHLPEFLLTSFLYVGNLATPMSLMVIGMEMSFLSLAEVHWGKDIIGALAGRFLVCPLCVLVLLPWIGVSPMSAKVFVMQAAMPAMTQMTVVAKVVGADVAYSTEVSFISIMLGMVVIPLYMMIV; via the coding sequence ATGTTGGATGGCGCAGTGCAGGGACTGCAGGGAATTTTTGAAATACTGTTTATCATGGCCGTCGGCTTCGGTATGGCCAGAAAGGGCTGGGTGATGGCGGCGACGAGCGCTCTTTGGACGAAGATCGTCATGAAGGTGGCGCTGCCGTTGTATATGCTCTGCCAAATGGAGAAGGATTTTACGCAGGCGTCGCTGTTGCAACTGGCGCCGGATCTGGCTCTGCCGTTGGCGTCTATGCTTTTGGCTTACGGTCTCGGCCGCTTGGCGGCAAAAGGGCTGAAGATACGAAGAAAACGGCAAGGCATCTTCATTACGTGTTTTTTCATTGCCAATACGATTTTTATCGGACTGCCCGTTAATCTGGCGCTTTTCGGCAGCGGCAGCGTACCGTCCGTCATGCTGTATTACATGGTCAATACGACGCTGTTCTGGACTGTCGGCATGTACCACATCGTCGGTGACGGTCTCGGTGCAGGCGGCAAAATGCCCCTTTTTTCGGTAATGACGCTGAAGAAGATTCTGTCGCCGCCGCTGCTTGCTTTTCTGGCAGGACTGGTGCTGGTGCTTGCCGATCTGCATTTGCCGGAATTTCTGCTCACGTCGTTTCTTTATGTCGGCAATTTGGCGACGCCAATGTCGCTTATGGTTATCGGCATGGAAATGTCGTTTCTTTCGTTGGCCGAAGTTCACTGGGGGAAGGATATTATCGGCGCCTTAGCCGGCAGGTTCCTTGTTTGCCCGCTTTGTGTGCTGGTCCTGCTGCCGTGGATCGGTGTCAGTCCCATGTCGGCCAAGGTCTTCGTCATGCAGGCGGCGATGCCGGCAATGACGCAGATGACCGTTGTGGCCAAGGTTGTCGGCGCCGATGTGGCGTATTCGACGGAGGTCAGCTTTATTTCCATTATGTTGGGAATGGTTGTCATTCCGCTTTATATGATGATCGTATAA